In a single window of the Scophthalmus maximus strain ysfricsl-2021 chromosome 18, ASM2237912v1, whole genome shotgun sequence genome:
- the epb41l2 gene encoding band 4.1-like protein 2 isoform X9 produces MTTEVGSETEVKEKAEESATQSDQSEKATEAESQEVASAEGEEKETEKEKEKEKEKEKEGKGISRYLPWLKKQKSQSQTSPTKEVTPTEEAISTVKQEEEGPAPEVNGHAEEVEEKEAAKSEQVKEKEAESHSNASADTEPAKEEKVDESPDKSAEETKETTEGEGVHEDKKEQEGEVQGEGEGGEEGQTSIFQSPLRLVRKTKMKLVVCRVTQMDGADFTCEVEKRAKGQYLFFKVCEHLNLLEKDYFGLSYIDSHEQKCWLDPTKEIKRQIRSNNWQFSFNVKFYPPDPSLLTEDITRYLLCLQLREDVASGRLPCSFVTHALLGSYTLQAEFGDHEPDQPQPLDYISQVTFAPNQNKEMEEKILELHKSHRGMTPAQADAQFLENAKKLSMYGVDLHHAKDSEGVDIMLGVCANGLLVYKDRLRINRFAWPKILKISYKRNNFYIKIRPGETEQFESTVGFKLQNHRSAKRLWKVCVENHSFFRLNAPEPPTKARFLTLGSKFRYSGRTQAQTRVASSLIDRPAPNFERTSSKRISRSLDGAPVISITDTAENGREPHLELHSDSKSIFMFPLSFSSSSSLSSIHPSLDSISELDHGLSDISEDDDHSDNTAALRAPWAPPSYASITSEQQLADFEHLAQNPQASNPLTSSQMYISEVSGVEESCQAETRATPNWRMWFSLRGVLTYVSFILGFLSMFGMNGNMCQPTKLFSGLIKKLDLLTLTVSMLLSQTAKKLSILTRSSPQMTSVAIKWNQFVTVVTCHLPAKFVSLVPAFPLHPTHIRLPSASSLPCLLTVSSFYSLSSLPFSSRLFSLLRSFSHSNPAASVHRYLLNPSPLFLPCLLAAFLLVVMLTASQSLVLALILATPLGLTLCYLENVVSRQRKTVLPVFITERPDDRPDDQSSSGSSKQASPLSPTHTPPRIRHHAHTSATWTQEMCDPAA; encoded by the exons atgacaacagaagTGGGCTCTGAGACTGAGGTGAAGGAGAAAGCAGAGGAGTCAGCTACTCagtctgaccaatcagagaaggCAACAGAAGCAGAATCCCAGGAAGTAGCGAGTGCGGagggtgaggagaaggagacagaaaaggagaaggagaaagaaaaggagaaggagaaagaggggaaaggaATATCACGATACCTGCCATGGCTTAAGAAGCAAAAGTCTCAAAGCCAG ACCTCTCCAACCAAGGAGGTGACACCTACTGAGGAAGCAATTAGcacagtgaaacaggaagaggaggggccTGCCCCAGAAGTGAACGGTCAcgcagaggaagtggaagagaaggaggcCGCCAAGTCAGAGcaagtgaaggaaaaagaagcagagtCTCATTCCAACGCCAGCGCAGACACTGAG CCTGCCAAGGAAGAGAAGGTGGACGAGAGCCCTGACAAGAGTGCCGAAGAGACCAAGGAgacaacagagggagagggagtacACGAGGACAAGAAGGAGCAGGAAGGAGAGGTGCAaggtgaaggggagggaggagaggaaggccaGACCTCCATTTTTCAGTCTCCTCTTCGTCTGGTGAGGAAGACCAAGATGAAACTGGTGGTGTGTCGTGTCACCCAAATGGACGGGGCCGACTTCACCTGTGAGGTGGAG AAACGTGCCAAGGGCCAGTACTTATTCTTTAAGGTGTGTGAGCACCTGAATCTGCTGGAAAAAGACTACTTTGGACTGTCATACATAGACAGCCATGAACAGAAG TGCTGGTTGGATCCTACTAAGGAAATCAAGCGGCAGATACGCa GTAACAACTGGCAGTTTTCATTCAATGTCAAGTTCTACCCTCCCGACCCCTCACTGCTCACTGAAGACATtaccag GTACCTGTTGTGTCTGCAGCTCCGTGAAGATGTGGCGTCTGGTCGACTGCCGTGCTCATTCGTCACTCATGCTCTGCTGGGGTCGTACACATTGCAG GCGGAATTTGGTGACCATGAGCCCGATCAGCCACAGCCTCTGGACTACATTAGCCAGGTGACCTTTGCGCCCAATCAGaacaaagagatggaggagaagataCTTGAGCTCCACAAGTCTCACAG GGGAATGACACCAGCACAGGCCGATGCACAGTTTCTAGAAAATGCCAAGAAACTTTCCATGTATGGAGTGGACCTACACCATGCCAAG GATTCTGAGGGCGTGGACATCATGCTAGGCGTGTGTGCCAACGGGCTCCTGGTTTACAAAGACAGACTTCGGATAAATCGTTTCGCTTGGCCCAAAATCCTCAAGATTTCATACAAGAGGAACAACTTCTACATCAAGATCAGACCAGGAGAG ACGGAGCAGTTTGAGAGCACGGTGGGATTCAAACTCCAGAATCATCGATCTGCCAAAAGGCTGTGGAAAGTCTGCGTGGAGAATCACAGTTTCTTCAG GTTAAATGCACCAGAACCTCCCACCAAGGCTCGCTTCTTGACCCTGGGCTCCAAGTTCCGCTACAGCGGACGAACCCAGGCCCAGACCCGCGTGGCCAGCTCCCTCATAGACCGACCCGCACCCAACTTTGAACGCACCTCATCGAAACGCATCAGCCGCAGTCTGGACGGAG CACCAGTGATCAGCATAACTGACACAGCTGAGAATGGACGAGAGCCCCACCTGGAGCTCCACTCTGACTCtaag tcaATCTTcatgttccctctctccttctcctcatcatcctcactctcctccataCACCCGTCCCTCGACTCCATCTCTGAGCTCGACCACGGCCTGTCGGACATCTCCGAAGATGACGACCATAGCGACAACACGGCCGCCTTACGCGCGCCCTGGGCCCCTCCCTCTTATGCTTCCATCACCTCCGAACAGCAGTTGGCTGATTTTGAACACCTTGCACAAAACCCTCAGGCCTCCAACCCACTGACTAGCTCCCAAATGTACATTTCAGAGGTTTCGGGAGTTGAGGAGAGCTGCCAAGCTGAAACCAGAGCCACACCAAATTGGAGAATGTGGTTCTCTCTAAGAGGAGTCCTCACATATGTTTCCTTCATCCTGGGTTTTCTCTCCATGTTCGGGATGAACGGAAACATGTGTCAGCCCACAAAGCTATTTTCAGGATTAATTAAGAAACTGGACCTTTTGACCCTTACTGTGTCCATGCTATTGTCTCAGACTGCAAAGAAACTAAGTATTTTGACTCGAAGTTCCCCCCAGATGACCAGTGTGGCTATAAAATGGAATCAGTTTGTGACGGTTGTTACCTGTCATCTCCCTGCTAAGTTTGTTAGTTTGGTTCCAGCTTTTCCTTTGCACCCAACACACATACGTTTGCCCTCTGCATCTTCTCTCCCCTGCCTTCTGACTGTCTCTTCCTtttactctctctcctctctgcctttttcctcccgccttttctctctcctgcgcTCCTTCTCCCACTCCAACCCTGCCGCATCTGTTCACCGCTACCTTCTAAAcccttcccctctcttcctcccttgcCTGTTGGCTGCCTTTCTATTGGTGGTGATGCTGACAGCGAGCCAGTCTTTGGTCTTGGCCCTGATTTTAGCCACGCCCCTGGGCCTGACCCTGTGTTACCTAGAGAACGTGGTCTCCAGGCAGCGAAAGACGGTCTTGCCAGTGTTTATCACTGAGCGGCCAGACGATCGGCCCGACGATCAGTCGAGCTCTGGTTCCAGCAAACAAGCTTCTCCCCTctcgccgacacacacacctccacgcATCAGGCACCACGCTCACACAAGTGCCACCTGGACGCAAGAGATGTGCGATCCTGCTGCTTAA